The following are encoded in a window of Carassius auratus strain Wakin chromosome 6, ASM336829v1, whole genome shotgun sequence genomic DNA:
- the smpd2b gene encoding sphingomyelin phosphodiesterase 2, whose amino-acid sequence MTTSAPIRFRVLSLNCWGVRYLSKNCKERFVLIGDLLSQEQLDIALLQEVWCEKDFLFLKKKLNSVYPYSHYFKSGFIGSGLAVFSRHRIHDAFLYRYSLNGYPYMAQHGDWFGGKAVGKVLLNISGLSVHVFVTHLHAEYCREKDSYLPHRVVQAWELQQFIRHTSAGADVVILGGDLNMHPDDLGTRLMRNYTGLQDSFSETAHFDGCEEGHTHISENPFTNTDGLVPFGGGVRIDYILFKGSGEVDVSCESLSTTKGPVPGHPFPYSDHEALTAEFLFTQTTKGNECSKRQSGCVSDKLPELVNTVNEARTEVKVGLHCAERMRYTAARTGIMGLVLLVLELAIAAIPLFALGTEQPFPKASFYLLGALCFAVLLSTLLLYVFYSIEVKALQGTEDQMRLALSSFQEQLKESPKVLSSDHLRKPLDGKDSVHL is encoded by the exons ATGACAACCTCAGCACCAATCAGATTCCGTGTCCTCTCTCTCAACTGCTG GGGGGTCCGATACCTCAGTAAGAACTGCAAAGAGCGCTTTGTTCTGATCGGAGACCTGCTGAGTCAGGAACAGCTTGATATAGCGTTACTACAGGAG GTCTGGTGTGAGAAAGACTTTCTGTTTTTAAAGAAGAAGCTTAACAGCGTCTATCCGTACTCCCATTATTTTAAAAG TGGATTTATAGGGAGCGGACTGGCCGTGTTTTCCAGACATCGAATACATGATGCCTTTCTATACAGATACTCATTAAATGGATATCCATACATG GCTCAACATGGAGACTGGTTTGGTGGTAAAGCCGTCGGGAAGGTCTTGCTCAACATCAGTGGCCTGAGCGTTCATGTATTTGTCACTCAT CTGCATGCAGAATATTGCCGAGAGAAAGACTCGTATCTCCCGCACCGAGTGGTTCAAGCCTGGGAGCTGCAACAGTTCATAAG GCACACTAGTGCTGGAGCAGACGTGGTGATTCTGGGTGGAGATCTGAACATGCACCCGGACGATCTCGGCACCAGACTGATGAGGAACTACACAGGACTTCAGGACAGCTTCAGTGAGACCGCTCACTTTGAT GGATGTGAGGAGGGACACACTCATATATCTGAAAACCCATTCACAAACACAGATGGGCTTGTTCCATTTGGAGGAGGAGTCCGGATAGACTACATCCTGTTCAAG GGATCAGGGGAAGTGGATGTGAGCTGTGAGTCTTTGTCCACCACTAAAGGCCCTGTTCCTGGACATCCCTTCCCTTACTCTGATCACGAGGCTCTCACAGCCGAGTTCCTGTTTACACAGACCACAAAGGGAAATGAGTGCTCAAAGAGACagtctggatgtgtttcag ataAGCTTCCTGAGCTGGTCAACACAGTCAATGAAGCTCGTACTGAAGTCAAGGTGGGTCTCCACTGCGCTGAGCGCATGCGCTACACAGCAGCGCGAACAGGCATTATGGGTCTTGTCCTGTTAGTGCTTGAGCTAGCAATCGCTGCCATCCCATTGTTTGCTCTGGGAACTGAACAGCCCTTTCCCAAAGCCTCTTTCTACCTGCTGGGGGCGCTGTGCTTTGCCGTCCTCCTCTCCACACTCTTGCTGTACGTCTTTTACAGCATCGAGGTGAAGGCACTGCAAGGCACTGAGGACCAGATGAGACTGGCACTAAGTAGCTTTCAAGAACAGCTTAAGGAGTCCCCCAAGGTTTTATCCTCAGACCATTTGCGAAAGCCACTAGACGGCAAGGATTCCGTTCATTTGTAG
- the pkp1b gene encoding plakophilin-1 isoform X1, which produces MMPEPLKSALSLGDVEDTSLALPSDRELRSAQQRVLEQVHTIKRSKSKYSSKSVSGLPSPTSPESDSVFHDFKYSPGASHSGPSFSRGGNMTNGGMQRQGFVRQAANSRSFSGQRVTSGPSKIDRPFYSATGTLPDQTRTTNQLYSYKSTRSAPDLGFQSTGNTGANGTNVRTQTTRQTLIRVPNTQPAQAYGNGNVPRMPNSNQAGAMQRTVRRPSSLQSNGESRMSMIRTGQAKDFSGMNSEKLLADMTMQDAIEYLYSTDESVQLCGAAYIQHSTFADEKAKQEVLTLKGIPPLVNLLNSPSPQVQETVAAALRNVVFKNQANKEEVRRCGGITQTVQLLGDTSSETQKHLTGLLWNLSSADNLKPDLLRVALPVLTEKVIEPFSASSDDNSNSSLAPDVFYNATACLRNLSASKLANRHAMRNCKGLIDSLMRYTENCINAGTPDNQSLENCVCILHNLTYQLETEMPTLFTKINALASSARNRSSPSETGPIGCFSSQSQKLQQEQSVFDYPVMEDNNPKGAGWLFHSKALQMYLNLLSSSERDATLEASCGALQNLTATDGLVSNVLSDTIIQKLNGLKYISPLLQSPNAALQKSAVALIGNLSRSTRTNKTMARQTLPQLVGFLNSGFTKGDSSPEYDSTMATAIHSAHTLMKADPEISKSLLNNSLINSFNNMSLNLGLPKSSTAAGVLLHSLWSEKNFQSFLKKQGMIKKSFVNDTTSAAFRSLQVID; this is translated from the exons ATGATGCCCGAACCTTTAAAATCGGCTCTGTCCCTCGGAGATGTGGAGGACACGTCCCTCGCGCTTCCGTCCGATCGCGAGCTGAGATCCGCGCAGCAGCGAGTTCTGGAGCAGGTTCACACCATCAAGAGGAGCAAGTCCAAATACAGCAGCAAAAGCGTGTCTGGTCTCCCGTCCCCCACCA GCCCTGAAAGTGACAGTGTTTTTCACGACTTCAAGTATTCTCCCGGCGCGTCTCACAGCGGCCCCTCGTTCAGCAGAGGAGGAAACATGACAAATGGG GGTATGCAAAGACAAGGCTTTGTGCGCCAGGCCGCCAACTCCCGCAGCTTCAGCGGTCAGCGGGTGACCAGCGGCCCCAGCAAGATCGATCGGCCCTTCTACAGCGCTACAGGCACCCTCCCTGACCAAACCCGGACCACTAACCAACTGTACAGCTACAAATCCACTCGCAGCGCTCCAGACCTGGGCTTCCAGTCCACCGGCAACACCGGGGCCAACGGCACCAATGTACGCACCCAAACCACCAGACAGACCCTCATCAGGGTGCCAAATACTCAACCTGCTCAGGCTTACGGAAATGGCAATGTCCCCAGAATGCCTAACAGCAATCAGGCCGGCGCCATGCAACGGACCGTGAGACGCCCGTCTTCCCTGCAGTCCAACGGAGAGTCCAGGATGTCCATGATCAGGACCGGACAGGCCAAGGACTTCTCTGG GATGAACTCAGAGAAGCTTCTGGCCGATATGACGATGCAAGACGCAATCGAGTATCTGTACAGCACAGATGAGAGCGTCCAGCTGTGTGGAGCCGCTTACATCCAGCACAGCACCTTCGCTGATGAAAAAGCCAAGCAAGAG GTGCTGACCCTGAAGGGCATTCCTCCGCTGGTCAACCTGCTGAACAGCCCCAGTCCTCAGGTCCAGGAGACGGTGGCCGCTGCTCTGAGAAACGTGGTCTTCAAAAACCAGGCCAACAAAGAGGAAGTGCGGCGCTGCGGAGGAATCACACAGACTGTGCAGCTGCTCGGAGACACCAGCTCTGAGACACAGAAACACCTGACAG GTCTCCTGTGGAACCTCTCCTCTGCAGATAACCTCAAGCCGGATTTGCTCCGCGTAGCCTTGCCTGTGCTCACTGAGAAAGTCATAGAGCCGTTTTCAGCAAGTTCAGATGACAACTCCAACAGCAGCCTGGCACCAGATGTCTTCTACAACGCCACGGCATGCCTTCG CAACCTAAGCGCCTCCAAACTGGCGAACCGACATGCAATGCGCAACTGCAAAGGCCTCATCGACTCGCTCATGCGCTACACAGAGAACTGTATAAATGCCGGGACACCTGACAACCAG TCTTTGGAGAACTGCGTCTGCATTCTGCACAATCTCACCTACCAGCTGGAGACCGAGATGCCAACTCTCTTCACTAAAATAAATGCTCTGGCCAGTTCTGCTCGCAATCGCTCTAGCCCTTCAGAAACTGGTCCGATCGGCTGTTTCAGCTCCCAGAGCCAAAAACTGCAGCAGGAG CAGAGCGTCTTTGACTATCCAGTGATGGAGGACAACAATCCTAAAGGTGCCGGCTGGCTCTTCCACTCCAAAGCCCTTCAGATGTACCTCAATCTGTTGAGCTCCAGTGAAAGAGACGCCACTCTTGAGGCCAGCTGTGGAGCGCTGCAGAACCTCACAGCCACCGATGGCTTG GTATCGAATGTATTGAGTGATACGATCATCCAGAAGCTCAACGGTCTTAAGTACATCAGTCCGTTGTTGCAGTCGCCCAATGCTGCTCTACAGAAAAGTGCAGTCGCTCTGATCGGGAATCTGTCCAGATCCACACGTACAAACAAAACCATGG CTCGGCAGACTCTCCCACAGCTGGTCGGGTTCCTGAACTCAGGGTTCACGAAGGGCGACTCCTCGCCCGAATACGACAGCACCATGGCCACAGCTATTCACAGCGCACACACCCTGATGAAGGCGGACCCCGAGATCAGCAAGAGTCTGCTGAACAACAGCCTGATCAACTCCTTCAACAACATGAGTCTCAATCT GGGTCTGCCGAAGTCCAGCACTGCAGCAGGAGTTCTCCTTCACAGTCTGTGGTCAGAAAAGAATTTTCAAAGTTTCCTTAAAAAG CAAGGCATGATTAAGAAGTCTTTTGTGAATGACACAACGTCAGCTGCTTTCAGATCTCTTCAGGTGATCGATTAA
- the pkp1b gene encoding plakophilin-1 isoform X2: MMPEPLKSALSLGDVEDTSLALPSDRELRSAQQRVLEQVHTIKRSKSKYSSKSVSGLPSPTSPESDSVFHDFKYSPGASHSGPSFSRGGNMTNGGMQRQGFVRQAANSRSFSGQRVTSGPSKIDRPFYSATGTLPDQTRTTNQLYSYKSTRSAPDLGFQSTGNTGANGTNVRTQTTRQTLIRVPNTQPAQAYGNGNVPRMPNSNQAGAMQRTVRRPSSLQSNGESRMSMIRTGQAKDFSGMNSEKLLADMTMQDAIEYLYSTDESVQLCGAAYIQHSTFADEKAKQEVLTLKGIPPLVNLLNSPSPQVQETVAAALRNVVFKNQANKEEVRRCGGITQTVQLLGDTSSETQKHLTGLLWNLSSADNLKPDLLRVALPVLTEKVIEPFSASSDDNSNSSLAPDVFYNATACLRNLSASKLANRHAMRNCKGLIDSLMRYTENCINAGTPDNQSLENCVCILHNLTYQLETEMPTLFTKINALASSARNRSSPSETGPIGCFSSQSQKLQQESVFDYPVMEDNNPKGAGWLFHSKALQMYLNLLSSSERDATLEASCGALQNLTATDGLVSNVLSDTIIQKLNGLKYISPLLQSPNAALQKSAVALIGNLSRSTRTNKTMARQTLPQLVGFLNSGFTKGDSSPEYDSTMATAIHSAHTLMKADPEISKSLLNNSLINSFNNMSLNLGLPKSSTAAGVLLHSLWSEKNFQSFLKKQGMIKKSFVNDTTSAAFRSLQVID, from the exons ATGATGCCCGAACCTTTAAAATCGGCTCTGTCCCTCGGAGATGTGGAGGACACGTCCCTCGCGCTTCCGTCCGATCGCGAGCTGAGATCCGCGCAGCAGCGAGTTCTGGAGCAGGTTCACACCATCAAGAGGAGCAAGTCCAAATACAGCAGCAAAAGCGTGTCTGGTCTCCCGTCCCCCACCA GCCCTGAAAGTGACAGTGTTTTTCACGACTTCAAGTATTCTCCCGGCGCGTCTCACAGCGGCCCCTCGTTCAGCAGAGGAGGAAACATGACAAATGGG GGTATGCAAAGACAAGGCTTTGTGCGCCAGGCCGCCAACTCCCGCAGCTTCAGCGGTCAGCGGGTGACCAGCGGCCCCAGCAAGATCGATCGGCCCTTCTACAGCGCTACAGGCACCCTCCCTGACCAAACCCGGACCACTAACCAACTGTACAGCTACAAATCCACTCGCAGCGCTCCAGACCTGGGCTTCCAGTCCACCGGCAACACCGGGGCCAACGGCACCAATGTACGCACCCAAACCACCAGACAGACCCTCATCAGGGTGCCAAATACTCAACCTGCTCAGGCTTACGGAAATGGCAATGTCCCCAGAATGCCTAACAGCAATCAGGCCGGCGCCATGCAACGGACCGTGAGACGCCCGTCTTCCCTGCAGTCCAACGGAGAGTCCAGGATGTCCATGATCAGGACCGGACAGGCCAAGGACTTCTCTGG GATGAACTCAGAGAAGCTTCTGGCCGATATGACGATGCAAGACGCAATCGAGTATCTGTACAGCACAGATGAGAGCGTCCAGCTGTGTGGAGCCGCTTACATCCAGCACAGCACCTTCGCTGATGAAAAAGCCAAGCAAGAG GTGCTGACCCTGAAGGGCATTCCTCCGCTGGTCAACCTGCTGAACAGCCCCAGTCCTCAGGTCCAGGAGACGGTGGCCGCTGCTCTGAGAAACGTGGTCTTCAAAAACCAGGCCAACAAAGAGGAAGTGCGGCGCTGCGGAGGAATCACACAGACTGTGCAGCTGCTCGGAGACACCAGCTCTGAGACACAGAAACACCTGACAG GTCTCCTGTGGAACCTCTCCTCTGCAGATAACCTCAAGCCGGATTTGCTCCGCGTAGCCTTGCCTGTGCTCACTGAGAAAGTCATAGAGCCGTTTTCAGCAAGTTCAGATGACAACTCCAACAGCAGCCTGGCACCAGATGTCTTCTACAACGCCACGGCATGCCTTCG CAACCTAAGCGCCTCCAAACTGGCGAACCGACATGCAATGCGCAACTGCAAAGGCCTCATCGACTCGCTCATGCGCTACACAGAGAACTGTATAAATGCCGGGACACCTGACAACCAG TCTTTGGAGAACTGCGTCTGCATTCTGCACAATCTCACCTACCAGCTGGAGACCGAGATGCCAACTCTCTTCACTAAAATAAATGCTCTGGCCAGTTCTGCTCGCAATCGCTCTAGCCCTTCAGAAACTGGTCCGATCGGCTGTTTCAGCTCCCAGAGCCAAAAACTGCAGCAGGAG AGCGTCTTTGACTATCCAGTGATGGAGGACAACAATCCTAAAGGTGCCGGCTGGCTCTTCCACTCCAAAGCCCTTCAGATGTACCTCAATCTGTTGAGCTCCAGTGAAAGAGACGCCACTCTTGAGGCCAGCTGTGGAGCGCTGCAGAACCTCACAGCCACCGATGGCTTG GTATCGAATGTATTGAGTGATACGATCATCCAGAAGCTCAACGGTCTTAAGTACATCAGTCCGTTGTTGCAGTCGCCCAATGCTGCTCTACAGAAAAGTGCAGTCGCTCTGATCGGGAATCTGTCCAGATCCACACGTACAAACAAAACCATGG CTCGGCAGACTCTCCCACAGCTGGTCGGGTTCCTGAACTCAGGGTTCACGAAGGGCGACTCCTCGCCCGAATACGACAGCACCATGGCCACAGCTATTCACAGCGCACACACCCTGATGAAGGCGGACCCCGAGATCAGCAAGAGTCTGCTGAACAACAGCCTGATCAACTCCTTCAACAACATGAGTCTCAATCT GGGTCTGCCGAAGTCCAGCACTGCAGCAGGAGTTCTCCTTCACAGTCTGTGGTCAGAAAAGAATTTTCAAAGTTTCCTTAAAAAG CAAGGCATGATTAAGAAGTCTTTTGTGAATGACACAACGTCAGCTGCTTTCAGATCTCTTCAGGTGATCGATTAA
- the LOC113104501 gene encoding troponin T, cardiac muscle isoforms-like, which produces MSYREDVEYEEQEGLVEASGKQTPNPHHKDAAEEPGEEGETKPKHKPFVPALVPPKIPDGEKVDFDDIHRKRMEKDLTELQTLIEAHFESRKKEEEELINLSQRIENRRAERAEQHRVHTEREKERQNKLAEEKARKEEEEAKRKADDDAKKKKVLASFQYTGYMQRTDKRGRPKKQTEREKKKTILSERRKELNIENLSADKLRETANELWKWMCQLQAEKFELQYRYMCQKYQITVLRNRVSDHQKNTKGPKSKRGLRK; this is translated from the exons GGCTTGTAGAGGCCAGCGGGAAGCAAACACCCAATCCACATCATAAAG ATGCTGCTGAGGAACCTGGGGAAGAAG gagaaacaaaaccaaaacataa ACCCTTTGTGCCAGCTTTGGTGCCTCCCAAAATACCTGATGGAGAGAaagttgattttgat GACATTCACCGCAAACGTATGGAGAAAGACCTGACAGAGCTACAGACGCTCATCGAGGCTCACTTTGAGagcagaaagaaagaagaagaagagctgaTCAACCTCAGCCAAAGGATT GAGAACCGGAGGGCAGAACGAGCGGAGCAGCACCGGGTCCACACAGAGCGCGAAAAAGAGCGGCAAAACAAACTAGCC GAGGAAAAGGCACgaaaggaggaggaagaggccAAGAGGAAGGCTGATGATGACGCGAAGAAGAAGAAGGTTCTCGCGAGCTTCCAGTACACTGGATACATGCAAAGA acagacaagagGGGTCGTCCTAAGAAGCAAACAgagagggagaagaaaaaaacaattcttaGTGAACGCCGTAAGGAACTGAACATTGAAAACCTGAGTGCCGATAAACTGAG AGAAACCGCTAACGAACTCTGGAAGTGGATGTGCCAACTTCAAGCCGAGAAGTTTGAGCTGCAATACAGATACATGTGCCAGAAATACCAG ATCACCGTCCTTAGGAATCGTGTCAGTGACCATCAGAAAAA taccAAAGGCCCGAAGAGTAAGAGAGGACTACGTAAATAA